In a genomic window of Helianthus annuus cultivar XRQ/B chromosome 10, HanXRQr2.0-SUNRISE, whole genome shotgun sequence:
- the LOC118483141 gene encoding putative MO25-like protein At5g47540, translated as MKGLFKSKPRTPADLVRHLRHLLPYAAPNSAIRTTKRLEKVCELRKVILEMRTVLYGDERLEPAEEACVKLTQEFFKEDTCYMLIASLPHLDPGVCNMNYLLVAGTRGCDIGM; from the exons ATGAAGGGGCTTTTCAAATCGAAGCCTCGCACACCTGCGGATCTCGTCCGTCACCTCCGTCATCTCCTGCCGTACGCCGCCCCTAATTCCGCCATTCGTACAACCAAACGCCTCGAAAAG GTATGTGAACTAAGAAAAGTTATTCTTGAAATGAGGACGGTACTTTATGGAGACGAACGGTTAGAACCAGCAGAAGAGGCTTGTGTAAAGTTGACACAGGAGTTCTTCAAAGAAGACACATGTTACATGCTAATAGCATCTCTTCCTCATTTGGACCCTGGGGTATGTAACATGAACTATCTTTTAGTTGCAGGAACAAGGGGATGTGATATTGGGAtgtga
- the LOC118483143 gene encoding myosin-6-like gives MLLLYFSEIKKKTPEKGVTFSEAGVKRPKITVKSTDTAAQDAAKAAEAQRKVEEDRKREEEKKRVVEEKRKKEEERKKVEEERKKKEEERKQRADQERLAEVARKQALEKELSAKKAMDQPLKPPGPEVTKPTNTGPVTTSKGSSRFSSSGASSGGVGGYNPNVIGAKDTVGDIYYKTYTEEERGDAPHQAPWSLKQKDTFIEFSPAREWFLNSFTPAEVHRQRAKPHEMLYRTYILGEANARAANHQIVREWRTMVRERADWEAYRERMLKRIAEFEKSKTAFGEERAKFEADKKAEEWGREGLQKKLHNVEEQLAKEKSEFKRICAQDNDRAYALRQKIVDLEAKVADLTSKVEEAQGERAAKQQMEVELTEAKVQLSNKDKDLHAKDVEIAELKRRLNEQIDRCESLEIDLEAEKVKAADAEEARAVSTAALNVAQTNYSETQGIVDTLVSEAEWMRTRGVVLVANSILNASELDRAVAALTDAARAVGHRGGYLECADHVEQMLGQEFDISHCSVTEHADAALASAESSYDNLSLPIMELVVESLKKDDWCQRLKAVLDPPVTVELSDEELVGDDGGDGDDDGDDDDGEDDGNDDDGDDRRDE, from the exons ATGCTCTTGCTTTATTTTTCAGaaatcaagaagaagacccctgagaagggtGTCACGTTTAGTGAGGCCGGGGTAAAGAGGCCCAAGATTACCGTCAAGTCCACTGACACTGCGGCTCAGGATGCCGCGAAGGCTGCTGAGGCGCAGCGAAAGGTGGAGGAGGACCGGAAGAGAGAGGAGGAGAAGAAGAGAGTTGTGGaggagaagagaaagaaagaagaagagaggAAGAAGGTAGAGGAGGAGAGAAAGAAAAAGGAGGAGGAGAGGAAGCAGAGGGCGGATCAGGAGAGGTTGGCTGAAGTGGCGAGGAAGCAGGCCTTGGAGAAGGAGCTATCGGCGAAAAAGGCTATGGATCAGCCTCTTAAACCTCCAGGCCCTGAGGTCACCAAACCAACCAACACTGGTCCTGTTACTACTTCCAAGGGTTCCAGCCGCTTCTCCTCAAGCGGCGCGAGCTCTGGTGGAGTTGGGGGTTATAACCCCAATGTGATAGGTGCGAAGGACACCGTTGGGGACATTTACTACAAAACTTACACCGAAGAAGAGCGTGGGGACGCTCCTCACCAGGCCCCCTGGAGTTTAAAACAGAAAGATACTTTCATCGAGTTCAGCCCTGCGCGCGAGTGGTTCCTGAACTCCTTTACACCTGCTGAAGTCCATCGGCAAAGGGCGAAACCTCACGAAATGTTGTATCGTACTTATATTCTTGGTGAGGCCAACGCTCGTGCTGCCAACCATCAAATAGTTCGCGAATGGCGAACGATGGTTAGGGAGCGTGCCGACTGGGAGGCTTATCGCGAGCGTATGCTGAAACGTATTGCTGAATTCGAAAAATCTAAAACCGCGTTTGGTGAGGAGAGAGCCAAGTTCGAGGCTGACAAGAAGGCTGAAGAGTGGGGCCGCGAGGGGCTGCAGAAAAAACTCCACAATGTTGAggagcaactggccaaggagaagtCCGAGTTTAAGCGTATATGCGCCCAAGACAACGATCGTGCTTATGCGCTACGACAGAAGATCGTTGATCTTGAGGCTAAAGTTGCGGACTTGACCTCAAAGGTGGAGGAAGCGCAGGGTGAAAGAgctgccaagcagcagatggag GTTGAGCTGACTGAAGCCAAGGTGCAATTGTCCAACAAGGACAAGGATCTCCACGCCAAGGACGTTGAGATTGCGGAACTCAAACGTCGCTTGAATGAGCAAATCGACAGATGCGAGTCTTTGGAGATTGACCTTGAGGCTGAGAAGGTCAAGGCTGCTGATgctgaggaggcgcgtgctgtCAGCACTGCTGCGCTTAATGTGGCCCAGACAAACTACTCCGAGACCCAAGGCATCGTTGATACGCTTGTCTCGGAGGCTGAATGGATGCGCACTCGAGGAGTAGTGCTG gttgccaactccatccTGAATGCGAGCGAGCTAGACCGCGCCGTAGCGGCTCTGACAGATGCGGCGCGTGCGGTGGGTCATCGGGGAGGCTACCTGGAGTGTGCCGATCACGTTGAGCAGATGCTTGGGCAGGAATTTGACATAAGTCATTGCTCAGTGACGGAACATGCTGATGCTGCACTGGCAAGCGCTGAAAGCTCCTATGACAACCTTTCCTTGCCTAtcatggagttggttgttgagtcgttgaagaaagacgactggtgccAGCGTCTTAAGGCGGTCCTCGATCCACCAGTCACCGTCGAGTTGTCCGACGAAGAGCTAGTTGGTGATGATGgcggtgatggtgatgatgatggcgaCGATGATGATGGCGAAGATGACGGCaacgatgatgatggtgatgatcgcCGCGAtgaatag
- the LOC118482721 gene encoding uncharacterized protein LOC118482721, with amino-acid sequence MPGIRLRARPRLMHHPVISPFMKTFFFKGTSDCRRPIFWAVFSLYYNFHISQMSPPGMVRVRHFEFLCRSHGIEPSVDKFRAFYQLQRTMGFFSFASRGAAKKILLNPPKSFHDWKPKFFFIREEVLPIAMPFREWTEAIPKEDLPIPKTARWYQQLTPTPNRVFGESVLVAAKMSDQWSPSSKEVPVLKIGDQEAQLYQAAFSTFGGSMGVRPVRDDEESWYDQIKGNFMFPAADAFASPPTTTKGAQYPKPRPLRSVTLAGKETFYLSSEESVGSSNGELSSWSEIFAGVLRDLGIDPEEKKKKPVKKKKKVEPEVTSKGTGPSRATSAAVKAKGKTGAGGSKSSGSAGSRNPEAGATPSFPEDEEVEEEDAGARLIGRKRGRSEATTGVASAPTSAVIPVVGKTILRFSS; translated from the exons atgcccggtatccggctcagggccaGACCGCGGCTGATGCACCACCCGGTTATATCACCCTTTATGAAGACTTTTTTCTTCAAGGGAACTTCCGACTGCCGGCGACCAATTTTCTGGGCAGTATTCTCTCTTTACTATAACTTCCATATATCCCAGATGAGCCCACCTGGGATGGTGAGGGTGCGGCACTTCGAATTCCTGTGCCGGTCTCATGGCATTGAGCCATCGGTAGATAAGTTTCGTGCTTTCTACCAGTTGCAGAGAACGATGGGGTTCTTCTCGTTTGCGAGCCGAGGTGCGGCGAAGAAGATTCTGCTGAATCCTCCTAAGAGTTTCCACGATTGGAAACCCAAGTTCTTCTTCATCAGGGAAGAAGTTTTGCCAATCGCCATGCCTTTTAGGGAATGGACTGAGGCCATACCCAAGGAAGATCTCCCGATCCCGAAGACTGCTCGGTGGTACCAGCAGCTAACCCCAACCCCTAACCGGGTGTTTGGGGAAAGTGTTTTGGTTGCTGCtaagatgagtgaccagtggtcacctaGCAGCAAGGAGGTTCCGGTCTTGAAGATCGGTGATCAAG AAGCGCAACTCTATCAAGCTGCCTTCTCCACGTTTGGTGGCTCCATGGGCGTTCGCCCAGTGCGCGATGATGAAGaaagctggtatgaccagattaaaGGAAACTTCATGTTTCCAGCTGCTGATGCTTTCGCTTCGCCGCCAACTACTACTAAAGGTGCGCAATACCCAAAACCTCGTCCATTGCGCTCTGTGACTCTCGCTGGGAAAGAAactttctatctttccagcgaggagtctgtaggTTCTTCCAACGGCGAGCTAAGCTCTTGGTCTgaaatctttgcaggtgtgttgcgcgacctggggattgaccccgaggagaagaagaaaaagccggtgaagaagaagaagaaggtggagCCTGAGGTGACCAGTAAGGGCACCGGCCCTAGTCGCGCAACATCTGCTGCTGtcaaag CTAAGGGGAAAACTGGTGCTGGTGGGTCGAAAAGttctgggagcgcgggttctcgcaaCCCTGAAGCTGGCGCGACTCCGTCTTTCCCAGAGGATGAAGAAGTAGAAGAGGAAGATGCTGGTGCCCGGCTTATTGGGCGGAAGAGGGGTAGGAGCGAAGCCACGACTGGTGTGGCTTCCGCCCCTACGTCTGCTGTGATTCCCGTTGTTGGGAAAACGA TTCTTCGCTTCTCTTCTTAA